Proteins found in one Maridesulfovibrio sp. genomic segment:
- a CDS encoding HPP family protein has protein sequence MHFRSTSVQFRLSRPCREEFSKELYRPGVVSLTRIIWGSLGGGLLLWFIAILSGKTGINVLYPPLAATCFINTTCVFLRVARPKSVIVGHTVASICGLAGVWIGNYIAPGPEFIIPVKLGLSVMLAAVFMQIFDADHPPAAATAAIPAILPLPMPWYLLPLHMAWGATITVIFAFIWNRIWFEFPVRDSDNCVKNAGLYMEKVQIAGLAICIVSCMIMCFQSISPTIRMSGLWGMAVGNIILGTHHFYNITSS, from the coding sequence ATGCATTTCAGATCAACTTCGGTACAGTTCAGATTATCCAGACCATGCCGCGAAGAATTTTCAAAAGAATTATATCGTCCGGGAGTTGTTTCTCTGACGCGTATAATCTGGGGCTCTCTTGGTGGTGGGCTACTGCTGTGGTTCATCGCTATTCTTTCCGGAAAAACAGGAATCAATGTCCTTTATCCTCCTCTTGCAGCAACATGTTTCATAAACACTACCTGTGTCTTTTTGCGTGTTGCACGTCCAAAGTCAGTAATAGTCGGACATACGGTAGCTTCAATCTGCGGATTGGCTGGAGTCTGGATAGGAAATTATATCGCCCCGGGGCCCGAATTCATAATCCCTGTGAAGCTTGGACTTTCCGTCATGCTCGCGGCTGTCTTCATGCAGATATTTGATGCCGACCACCCACCTGCAGCCGCCACTGCAGCCATACCGGCGATACTCCCACTCCCCATGCCTTGGTACTTGCTCCCACTGCACATGGCATGGGGTGCCACAATAACCGTTATCTTTGCGTTTATCTGGAATAGAATCTGGTTTGAATTTCCTGTCCGGGATAGTGATAACTGCGTCAAAAACGCAGGGCTATACATGGAAAAGGTTCAAATTGCGGGCTTAGCAATATGTATAGTCAGTTGTATGATTATGTGCTTTCAATCCATATCCCCTACAATCAGAATGTCCGGTCTCTGGGGTATGGCTGTAGGGAATATAATTCTCGGGACACATCATTTTTATAATATTACCTCAAGTTAA
- a CDS encoding sigma 54-interacting transcriptional regulator produces MFRTSGMADEKTFHFRNEKIQSLLLEMGQQRSTGSLFTLIVNGLAQFPNISLARIWLIKNGDICPSCPLQDECLNQKECLHLVASAGQSVFDSAVDWARIDGDHRRFPLGARKVGHIAATGTPVIVKSISKDSKWILHQDWAKREGINGFAGQPMVYHGATMGVLAVFTKSEIAQPALEILNIISNHAAAALVNARAFEKIEELRRRLESENSYLREELMSSTSFGGFIGQSAPLQRIIQQIDLVASTDASVLILGESGTGKELVARELHQRSARRSSPMIKVNCASIPKDLFSSEFFGHVKGAFSGAVANRVGKFGAAHKGTLFLDEIGEIPLEQQAHLLRILQEGEYERVGEEKTRKVDVRIIAATNKDLKTEIENGRFREDLYFRLNVFPIDVPPLRERKEDIVLLANHFLKQFLLEIKRPVFQFTDAQLQKLEQYSWPGNVRELQNIVERFAITSSSDPRNLDFFNSLKSELPSVEQFQTSDSSEQILTEHELEQIQKKNIERALKLCRGKIYGTDGAAKLLGLKPTTLASRIKKMDIS; encoded by the coding sequence ATGTTTAGAACTTCAGGCATGGCTGACGAAAAAACTTTTCACTTCAGAAATGAGAAAATTCAATCTCTTTTGCTGGAGATGGGGCAACAAAGGTCTACCGGATCTCTTTTCACTCTTATAGTAAATGGGCTGGCCCAATTCCCGAATATTTCCCTCGCTCGAATATGGCTAATCAAAAATGGCGATATCTGTCCCTCATGCCCTTTACAAGATGAGTGTCTGAATCAAAAAGAATGTCTGCACTTGGTTGCCAGCGCCGGACAGTCCGTTTTTGATTCTGCTGTAGATTGGGCACGTATAGACGGTGATCATCGACGTTTTCCTTTGGGAGCCAGAAAGGTAGGGCATATCGCTGCTACAGGAACTCCCGTCATAGTGAAATCAATATCCAAAGACTCCAAGTGGATACTCCATCAAGATTGGGCAAAGCGGGAAGGAATAAATGGATTTGCCGGTCAACCGATGGTTTACCATGGTGCAACTATGGGGGTTCTGGCTGTTTTTACCAAGAGTGAAATAGCCCAACCCGCTCTTGAGATACTGAATATTATCTCAAACCATGCTGCTGCTGCACTTGTTAACGCACGGGCTTTTGAGAAAATAGAAGAACTGAGACGACGTCTTGAGTCCGAAAACAGCTATTTGCGTGAAGAGTTGATGAGTTCAACCTCTTTCGGCGGATTCATTGGTCAAAGTGCTCCACTACAAAGAATTATCCAGCAGATAGACCTTGTAGCGTCCACAGACGCAAGCGTATTGATACTGGGCGAATCTGGAACAGGAAAAGAACTGGTCGCCCGAGAACTTCACCAGCGAAGCGCACGCCGAAGCAGTCCCATGATCAAGGTGAATTGTGCTTCCATTCCCAAAGATTTATTTTCGAGTGAATTTTTCGGCCATGTTAAAGGTGCATTCTCCGGTGCTGTCGCTAACAGGGTTGGTAAGTTCGGTGCCGCGCACAAGGGGACTCTGTTTCTTGATGAAATAGGGGAAATCCCCCTTGAGCAGCAGGCTCATCTACTTAGGATTTTGCAGGAAGGAGAGTACGAACGTGTCGGAGAGGAAAAGACTCGTAAGGTTGATGTAAGAATTATTGCCGCAACCAACAAGGATCTTAAAACCGAGATTGAAAACGGTAGATTCAGGGAAGATCTCTATTTTCGGCTTAATGTCTTTCCTATTGATGTCCCGCCGCTACGAGAGCGAAAGGAAGATATCGTGCTCTTGGCAAATCATTTCTTAAAGCAATTTCTTTTAGAAATTAAACGGCCTGTATTTCAATTTACAGATGCGCAGCTACAAAAGCTGGAACAGTATTCATGGCCCGGTAATGTTAGAGAGCTTCAAAATATAGTTGAACGTTTTGCTATCACCTCCAGCTCTGATCCAAGAAATCTAGATTTTTTTAACAGTCTGAAGTCAGAGCTGCCGTCCGTAGAACAATTCCAAACCAGCGATTCCAGTGAACAGATATTAACTGAGCATGAACTGGAGCAGATACAGAAAAAAAACATAGAAAGAGCCCTTAAATTGTGCCGGGGTAAGATTTATGGAACTGATGGCGCCGCGAAATTGTTGGGTTTAAAGCCCACAACTCTTGCCAGTCGTATAAAGAAGATGGATATTAGTTAG
- a CDS encoding rubredoxin, whose protein sequence is MAAPKDMYQCQVSNCGYIYDPDKGEPKTGTAPGTAFADIPDDWKCPHCGATKKSFRPLAGPGSTLAEGA, encoded by the coding sequence ATGGCTGCACCCAAAGATATGTACCAATGCCAAGTAAGCAACTGCGGTTACATTTACGACCCCGATAAAGGAGAGCCTAAAACCGGAACCGCTCCCGGAACAGCTTTCGCCGATATTCCTGACGATTGGAAGTGTCCGCATTGCGGGGCTACTAAAAAATCCTTCCGGCCACTGGCCGGCCCGGGTTCAACCCTAGCTGAAGGCGCTTAA
- a CDS encoding DEAD/DEAH box helicase has product MTFTDFSFDRRINAGVKLCGYDTPTPIQRKAIPLVQSGHDVMGLAQTGTGKTAAFALPIMQKLLTSTSSNRGPRVLVLAPTRELAIQIDESFRALARQTDITSSIVIGGVGMRPQIKAFSTSNIIVACPGRLVRLMASGDVDLKDVDTLVLDEADRMLDMGFLPDIKRVIAKLPVKRQNLLFSATMPKSILALTKRILVNPKTVQINATSPVSSVEHVFYKTQNARKSALLDEIITRSEHKSMLIFTRTKHKAKNLSRKLGDSGYNTTVLQGNMSQGQRERALKGFRDGRYSILVATDIVARGIDCDRITHVVNYDMPDSVETYTHRIGRTGRAGRSGHAISLVTSEDASQLRDIQRVMDVSIEQDAHSAHGTSRDKSAKPIKLSSHSPVRTTGRRRKRKPLRA; this is encoded by the coding sequence ATGACCTTTACAGATTTTTCGTTTGACCGTCGCATCAACGCCGGCGTCAAACTCTGCGGCTATGACACTCCCACACCCATTCAACGCAAAGCCATACCGCTGGTTCAGAGTGGGCATGATGTGATGGGATTGGCACAGACGGGCACAGGCAAGACTGCCGCGTTCGCTCTGCCTATTATGCAAAAGCTCCTTACCAGTACTTCCTCTAATAGAGGCCCGCGTGTACTGGTACTGGCCCCTACGCGTGAGTTGGCTATTCAGATTGATGAGAGTTTCAGAGCTCTTGCCCGCCAAACAGACATCACCAGTAGTATCGTTATCGGCGGCGTTGGCATGCGGCCGCAAATCAAGGCATTCAGCACTTCTAATATCATCGTTGCCTGTCCGGGACGGCTGGTCAGACTCATGGCAAGTGGGGACGTTGATCTTAAAGATGTAGATACACTTGTGCTGGATGAAGCGGATAGAATGCTTGATATGGGTTTTCTGCCTGACATCAAGCGGGTTATCGCTAAACTTCCGGTAAAGAGGCAGAATCTGCTTTTTTCCGCGACCATGCCTAAATCCATCCTGGCTTTGACGAAGCGCATCCTTGTGAATCCCAAAACTGTTCAGATTAATGCAACTTCTCCTGTCTCTAGCGTAGAGCATGTCTTCTACAAGACGCAGAATGCCAGAAAGAGCGCATTGCTGGATGAAATCATTACAAGATCAGAGCATAAGAGCATGCTGATTTTTACCCGTACCAAGCACAAAGCCAAAAATCTTTCTCGAAAGCTTGGCGATAGCGGGTATAACACCACAGTCCTGCAGGGAAATATGAGTCAAGGACAGCGTGAAAGAGCATTAAAAGGCTTTCGCGATGGTCGTTACTCGATTCTGGTCGCGACTGATATCGTTGCTCGCGGTATTGATTGTGATCGTATCACCCACGTCGTAAATTACGATATGCCTGACTCTGTCGAAACTTACACGCACCGAATTGGCAGGACTGGCAGGGCAGGGCGCTCCGGCCATGCAATAAGCCTGGTTACATCGGAAGACGCATCTCAACTTCGTGACATTCAAAGGGTAATGGATGTGTCGATTGAACAAGATGCCCATTCTGCTCATGGAACAAGCAGAGACAAAAGTGCAAAACCAATAAAGTTATCTTCACATTCACCTGTGAGGACAACTGGAAGACGGCGCAAACGCAAGCCTTTACGCGCTTAG
- a CDS encoding RNA-binding protein, translating into MSKNIYVGNLAWSTTEDEVRNAFEAHGEVLSVKLIEDRETGRPRGFGFVEMSDDSAALSAIDALDGQDMGGRNLKVNEAKPKVERPRW; encoded by the coding sequence ATGTCTAAGAATATTTATGTCGGTAATCTCGCATGGTCCACCACTGAAGATGAAGTTCGTAACGCTTTTGAAGCTCATGGTGAAGTTCTTTCCGTTAAATTGATCGAAGATCGTGAAACCGGCCGTCCTCGTGGCTTCGGTTTCGTCGAAATGAGCGACGATTCTGCTGCTCTGTCCGCCATCGATGCTCTGGATGGTCAGGATATGGGTGGTCGTAACCTTAAGGTTAATGAAGCCAAGCCTAAAGTCGAACGTCCGCGTTGGTAG
- a CDS encoding methyl-accepting chemotaxis protein — translation MFRSISTRISYIVAAVVVASTLATLLLTGSTLEDDMVEAQGRTARNTIRMGMLYLQEGYQALDRYRDHAFDDRKQAIKDAMSIFVGQIDNFYALYKSGKLTEDQAKEAAYRLARQTRYFNNDYFFIHTDKLLSLAHPNRSLEGHDLSKLVDKNGYAFGPDMIRKATEEGGGYLELLWPRLDESDSNSKILYVKGYPQWNWIIGTGAYVDDIEAAVERQRRDLIAEMRKGFSRIRLADTGRLFIFDNDKNVLVPPLGAGPDFKNTINLNTGHTLIHDLKEVGKLGEWRLDFKVRRHDGEIVDRQSYVRFYAPMGWYVASTVPMAEIYAPMKELIMKQGAISLIILLLTILVIYYVVRRICLPIRSVSKVAFHVSKGDLREAKKVFAMSTDKGHLKKVVDSFETGREKRFDEVDHLVKSIHTMLMTLNSLVSQVQISGDQVAGSALKLGTAINQLEAAVENQAAATQELGSSSREISATSQELARTMNESTTVAVSTGELAAQGVRDLNEMGVTMDVMSDASGGIFSKLSVINSKAANISSVVTSISKISEQINLLSLNAAIEAEKAGEFGQGFSVVAREIRKLADQTAMSTLDIEKIVAEMLSAVSAGVMEMDKFRKQVENGVSNVAALGEGISGVVTQVQTLTPRFESVNEGMQNQSEGAEQISKAMVQLSETSIQTKDTLAEFASITEQLANSVGSLEEEVAAFRVDKD, via the coding sequence ATGTTCCGGTCAATCAGTACTAGAATTTCATACATAGTCGCTGCTGTTGTTGTTGCCTCAACTCTGGCTACACTGCTGTTAACCGGCTCCACCCTTGAAGATGATATGGTTGAGGCGCAGGGCCGCACTGCCCGTAATACCATCAGAATGGGCATGCTTTATCTTCAGGAAGGCTATCAGGCACTTGATCGCTACCGTGATCACGCTTTCGATGATCGCAAACAGGCCATTAAAGATGCCATGTCTATTTTTGTAGGGCAGATTGATAATTTTTATGCCCTGTATAAGTCCGGCAAGCTCACTGAGGATCAGGCCAAGGAAGCCGCCTATCGCCTTGCCCGGCAGACCAGATATTTCAATAATGATTATTTTTTTATTCATACGGACAAGTTGTTATCGCTTGCACACCCTAACCGGAGTCTTGAAGGGCACGATTTATCAAAACTGGTGGATAAAAACGGGTATGCTTTCGGACCGGATATGATACGTAAGGCCACAGAGGAAGGAGGAGGGTATCTGGAGCTCCTGTGGCCGCGATTAGATGAGTCCGATTCCAATTCCAAAATTCTCTATGTAAAAGGTTATCCGCAGTGGAACTGGATTATCGGAACCGGTGCTTACGTTGATGATATTGAGGCCGCAGTAGAAAGACAGCGGAGAGATCTGATCGCGGAAATGCGTAAAGGTTTTTCCCGGATTCGTCTTGCCGATACAGGGCGGCTTTTTATTTTTGATAATGATAAAAATGTTCTGGTGCCTCCACTCGGTGCCGGTCCTGATTTCAAAAACACCATAAACCTGAACACCGGGCATACACTGATTCATGATTTAAAAGAAGTCGGTAAGCTTGGAGAATGGCGTCTTGATTTTAAGGTGCGCCGGCATGACGGTGAAATTGTCGATCGTCAATCGTATGTTCGTTTTTACGCTCCCATGGGCTGGTATGTGGCTTCCACTGTTCCCATGGCGGAAATTTATGCTCCGATGAAAGAATTGATCATGAAACAGGGCGCGATCAGTTTAATTATCCTTCTGCTGACAATTCTAGTAATTTATTATGTTGTCCGCAGAATCTGTTTACCTATTCGCAGTGTCTCCAAGGTAGCTTTTCATGTATCCAAGGGAGATTTGCGTGAAGCGAAAAAAGTTTTTGCCATGTCTACGGACAAGGGACATCTGAAAAAGGTTGTTGATTCTTTTGAAACCGGTAGGGAAAAAAGGTTTGATGAAGTCGACCATCTAGTTAAATCCATTCACACCATGCTGATGACTCTTAATTCATTGGTCAGTCAGGTTCAGATTTCCGGGGATCAGGTTGCCGGTTCCGCCCTCAAACTTGGAACCGCTATCAATCAGCTTGAAGCCGCGGTGGAGAATCAGGCTGCGGCCACACAGGAACTGGGCAGTTCTTCCCGTGAGATTTCCGCCACTTCTCAGGAGTTGGCCCGGACCATGAACGAATCAACAACTGTAGCCGTCTCAACAGGCGAACTGGCCGCTCAGGGAGTTCGCGATCTTAATGAGATGGGGGTTACCATGGATGTCATGAGTGATGCATCCGGAGGCATCTTTTCAAAATTGTCGGTTATTAATTCCAAGGCAGCCAATATCAGTTCGGTGGTAACTTCTATTTCTAAAATTTCAGAACAGATTAACCTGCTTTCCCTGAATGCTGCTATTGAAGCGGAAAAGGCCGGTGAGTTCGGTCAGGGATTTTCCGTGGTTGCACGGGAAATCCGTAAGCTCGCCGATCAGACTGCCATGTCTACACTTGATATTGAGAAGATTGTGGCCGAAATGCTTTCCGCCGTTTCCGCCGGGGTTATGGAAATGGATAAATTCCGCAAGCAGGTGGAAAACGGGGTCAGCAATGTAGCCGCGCTCGGCGAGGGAATCTCAGGTGTCGTCACTCAGGTACAGACTCTGACACCCCGTTTTGAATCGGTTAATGAGGGCATGCAGAACCAGAGCGAGGGTGCGGAGCAGATCAGCAAGGCCATGGTCCAGCTCAGCGAAACTTCCATTCAGACCAAGGATACTTTGGCTGAATTTGCGAGCATTACAGAGCAGCTTGCCAATTCAGTTGGCAGTCTTGAGGAAGAAGTCGCCGCATTTAGGGTTGATAAGGATTAG
- the fliL gene encoding flagellar basal body-associated FliL family protein encodes MIFLALDDNDDSESGEETQSSAPDNKAARKVELDLDDAPFLEDEDEEDDLPEEEPEELDSLEEAPVEKKSKTKLLIFIGIGVIILLLGAILVKLFLFDSPPPPEKKPAVEEKVEEIPTQAPPPPPPPEEPGVTLLRMEPFWIEQKDGDNHTRFLIARFAMTTTDERVVAEYGRKTLILRDAVYFYLKNKDLQFLADKKNADKLKKDLLMVINQYIVAGEFEKILFEEYLVR; translated from the coding sequence ATGATCTTCCTCGCTCTTGATGATAATGATGACTCTGAATCTGGGGAAGAGACTCAATCTTCGGCCCCTGATAACAAAGCAGCCCGAAAGGTAGAGCTGGACCTTGATGACGCACCTTTTCTAGAAGATGAGGACGAAGAGGACGATCTTCCGGAAGAAGAACCGGAAGAACTTGATTCGCTTGAAGAAGCACCTGTCGAGAAAAAATCAAAAACCAAGCTTTTGATTTTCATCGGAATCGGCGTTATTATCCTCTTACTGGGCGCTATTCTGGTAAAACTTTTCTTATTTGACTCCCCTCCACCGCCTGAAAAAAAGCCCGCTGTTGAAGAAAAAGTGGAAGAAATTCCCACACAAGCCCCACCGCCGCCTCCGCCGCCGGAAGAACCGGGGGTGACGCTGCTGCGTATGGAACCTTTCTGGATTGAACAAAAAGATGGGGATAACCATACCAGATTCCTTATTGCCCGCTTCGCCATGACCACAACGGATGAAAGAGTTGTTGCTGAATATGGCCGCAAGACTCTGATTCTGCGTGATGCGGTATACTTTTATCTCAAAAATAAAGATTTACAGTTTTTGGCCGATAAGAAAAATGCAGATAAGCTGAAAAAAGATCTGCTTATGGTTATCAACCAGTATATAGTTGCTGGCGAATTTGAGAAAATCCTGTTTGAGGAGTATCTCGTGAGGTAA
- a CDS encoding chemotaxis response regulator CheY: MAINYSMKVLVVDDFATMRRIIKNILRQIGFTNIVEADDGTTAWETLNKDDSIEFIVSDWNMPQMTGIELLRKVRASEEFADLPFLMVTAEAQQENIIEAVQAKVSNYIVKPFTPDTLGQKINKIFE; this comes from the coding sequence ATGGCGATTAATTACTCTATGAAAGTTCTTGTTGTGGATGACTTCGCAACTATGCGGCGTATTATCAAAAACATACTCCGCCAGATCGGTTTCACAAACATAGTAGAAGCTGATGACGGAACCACAGCATGGGAAACTCTGAATAAAGATGACAGCATCGAATTTATCGTTTCCGACTGGAACATGCCGCAGATGACTGGCATCGAGCTCCTGCGAAAAGTAAGAGCGAGTGAAGAATTCGCAGATCTCCCGTTCCTGATGGTTACAGCTGAAGCACAGCAGGAAAACATCATCGAAGCTGTTCAGGCAAAGGTTTCCAACTACATTGTAAAACCTTTCACTCCTGACACCCTCGGCCAGAAAATCAACAAAATTTTTGAATAA
- a CDS encoding FliA/WhiG family RNA polymerase sigma factor — protein sequence MVISSSSGKNFSSKNSPWLNLESGATDWEDFPPADQEAIVRHYSPKIRIIALRMKAKLPQNVELGELISAGSLGLVESLGKFRPELKIKFETYAENRIKGAMLDELRRMDWFSRGLRHKVKTIENSIHELEHETGEKPTSAQIAEATGFSAKEVQQGLEALQNQLCVNLDAFNDNIPSNKDSQLDDEPFQNAVFQETVDKVADLIDNLTPREKLVLSLYYGEELNMKETSEVMEITEGRVSQLHSQALKKLRKMFQDKYHTEP from the coding sequence ATGGTAATATCAAGTTCTTCTGGAAAAAACTTCTCTTCCAAGAACAGTCCGTGGCTTAATTTAGAGTCCGGGGCTACTGATTGGGAAGATTTTCCGCCCGCAGATCAAGAGGCGATAGTACGGCATTATTCACCCAAAATCCGTATTATTGCACTCCGCATGAAAGCCAAGCTCCCGCAGAATGTGGAGCTAGGAGAGCTGATTAGTGCCGGAAGTCTGGGACTAGTAGAATCACTTGGAAAATTTCGGCCTGAGCTGAAAATCAAGTTTGAAACCTATGCGGAAAACCGCATCAAAGGTGCCATGCTTGACGAGCTAAGGCGCATGGACTGGTTTTCACGCGGACTGCGGCATAAAGTAAAGACCATTGAAAACAGCATCCATGAACTTGAGCACGAAACAGGTGAAAAACCGACCAGCGCTCAAATTGCAGAAGCGACCGGATTCTCTGCCAAAGAAGTGCAGCAGGGACTTGAGGCCCTGCAAAACCAACTCTGCGTCAATCTTGATGCCTTTAATGATAATATTCCCAGCAATAAAGATTCACAGCTAGACGATGAACCTTTCCAAAATGCTGTTTTTCAAGAAACAGTGGACAAGGTAGCTGATCTGATTGATAATTTGACGCCGAGAGAAAAACTGGTATTATCTCTGTACTACGGAGAGGAACTCAATATGAAAGAGACCTCCGAAGTTATGGAGATTACAGAAGGCAGGGTTTCACAGTTACATTCTCAGGCCTTGAAAAAATTGAGAAAAATGTTCCAAGATAAATATCATACGGAACCTTAA
- a CDS encoding MinD/ParA family protein yields the protein MSSNLPMVFSVTSGKGGVGKTNISVNLAYNLSRMGKKVLLLDADLGLANVDVLLGIAPKYNLFHLFHEGTGIREVLYKTDYGFHILPASSGVSDMVSLSTGQKLDLLEAMDHLEEEIDYLIVDTGAGINDNVLYFNLAVQERLLVLTPEPTSLTDAYALIKVMKLNHGVDKFKVMVNMAPDVKSAKEVFKKLYMACDHFLSGVSLDLVGVIPRDQNMRQAVIKQTPLCSFAPSSPACVQIAEAAKKITKWKATSELDGNIKFFWKKLLFQEQSVA from the coding sequence ATGAGTTCCAATCTTCCCATGGTATTTTCAGTAACCTCCGGTAAGGGGGGGGTAGGCAAGACAAATATTTCCGTAAACCTAGCCTACAACTTAAGCCGCATGGGCAAGAAAGTCTTGCTGCTGGATGCCGACCTCGGCCTTGCAAATGTCGACGTTCTGCTTGGTATTGCACCCAAGTACAACCTGTTTCACCTCTTCCACGAAGGGACCGGAATCAGGGAAGTCCTCTACAAGACAGATTACGGATTCCATATTCTCCCGGCTTCTTCCGGAGTAAGCGACATGGTCTCCCTTTCTACTGGCCAAAAACTGGACCTGCTGGAAGCCATGGATCACCTTGAAGAAGAAATTGATTACCTTATTGTCGATACCGGAGCGGGCATTAACGATAATGTACTGTACTTCAATCTTGCAGTTCAGGAACGCCTCCTGGTTTTGACCCCGGAGCCGACATCCCTTACCGATGCCTACGCCCTGATCAAAGTAATGAAGCTTAATCACGGGGTTGACAAATTCAAGGTTATGGTAAACATGGCACCGGACGTAAAAAGTGCCAAAGAAGTATTCAAAAAGCTCTACATGGCCTGTGACCATTTCCTGAGCGGAGTTTCACTGGATCTTGTGGGGGTTATCCCTCGCGATCAGAACATGCGCCAAGCGGTTATTAAACAAACCCCGCTATGCAGTTTTGCTCCCTCAAGTCCTGCTTGTGTTCAAATTGCTGAAGCTGCTAAAAAAATAACTAAATGGAAAGCGACATCCGAGCTAGATGGTAATATCAAGTTCTTCTGGAAAAAACTTCTCTTCCAAGAACAGTCCGTGGCTTAA
- a CDS encoding flagellar biosynthesis protein FlhF, producing MRVKTFRGNSTAAVFAEIKAEFGDDAIILSNKSVEEDGRKIHEIMVGVDTQEAPAPAAETREEVLDDAMNNIPDWNQEWNQIKGHMMALLKPQMNLNLLAPRQRLALEYLEREGVENKVILDLFQQLRGDKSMAILPELEKIAPVRALDSRNWPQKLQALAGPHGAGKTSTIIRLALKEKKENPAARICLASADQGHGKGRLVLRHYADLSGLEFRELSSREDFAKLIGESQKFDRVFIDLPGLSGNAELEGWLAACGMHGPCDLAVHLVLNPYYAPAQYTAFLKKFKSDKVKSLIWTKLDEACNFGALVNTSYESGLPVSLLSYGSRLRNSMKPASEKDFWRLVFKHQLPTEEKLEFAKAV from the coding sequence ATGCGGGTAAAAACATTCAGAGGTAACAGCACTGCAGCGGTCTTCGCCGAAATCAAGGCGGAATTCGGCGACGACGCTATCATCCTCAGCAACAAATCTGTTGAAGAGGATGGACGCAAGATCCACGAGATCATGGTCGGCGTTGACACTCAGGAAGCCCCTGCTCCGGCAGCAGAGACACGCGAGGAAGTTCTCGATGACGCCATGAATAACATCCCGGACTGGAATCAGGAATGGAACCAGATCAAGGGACACATGATGGCGCTTCTGAAGCCCCAAATGAATCTGAACCTGCTGGCCCCCCGCCAGCGCCTTGCGCTGGAATACCTTGAGCGTGAAGGCGTCGAGAATAAAGTCATCCTCGACCTTTTTCAGCAACTGCGCGGTGACAAGTCCATGGCTATCCTGCCTGAGCTTGAGAAGATCGCTCCGGTACGCGCTCTTGATTCACGCAACTGGCCCCAGAAATTGCAGGCCCTCGCCGGACCGCACGGCGCAGGAAAGACATCAACCATCATCCGCTTAGCCCTCAAGGAAAAGAAAGAAAATCCGGCAGCACGCATCTGCCTTGCCTCTGCAGATCAGGGACATGGAAAAGGACGCCTCGTCCTTCGCCACTATGCCGACCTTTCCGGACTTGAATTCAGGGAACTGTCCAGCCGTGAAGATTTCGCCAAGCTGATCGGCGAGAGCCAAAAATTTGACCGGGTTTTTATCGACCTGCCCGGACTATCAGGCAATGCGGAACTGGAAGGCTGGCTGGCCGCCTGCGGAATGCACGGGCCATGCGATCTCGCTGTACATCTGGTCCTCAATCCATACTACGCCCCGGCACAATACACGGCCTTCCTGAAAAAATTTAAATCCGACAAAGTAAAAAGCCTCATCTGGACTAAACTGGATGAAGCCTGCAACTTCGGCGCACTGGTTAACACATCTTACGAAAGCGGACTTCCTGTTTCCCTGCTTTCATACGGTTCCCGCCTGCGGAACAGCATGAAACCGGCCAGTGAAAAAGACTTCTGGAGACTGGTCTTCAAGCACCAGCTCCCAACCGAAGAAAAGCTGGAATTTGCCAAGGCTGTTTAA